The Streptomyces sp. Alt3 genome has a segment encoding these proteins:
- a CDS encoding ArnT family glycosyltransferase, translating to MTAVTHADQYQAPPDTPGAPAHAAGRREPLVRRIRRGRPEDPRWARPAFLAMLLVIALAYLWNLSASGYANSFYSAAVQAGSQSWKAFFFGSLDSANAITVDKPPATLWPMALSVRVFGLSSWAILAPQVLMGVATAGVLYAAVRRRFSAAAGLITMAVFALTPVAALMFRFNNPDALLALLMTVTVYCVLRAFEGGRTKWLVWAGVAVGLAFLSKTLQAFLILPPLAVLYAVFAPVSVRKRFGQLGLAALAMVVSAGWWVAIVELWPASSRPYIGGSQNNSFLELTFGYNGLGRINGEETGSVGGGGGGGQGGGWGETGIGRMFNSEIGSQISWLLPAALILLVAGIWLTWRAKRTDTARAAFLAWGGSLLMTAFVFSFMAGIFHQYYTVALAPYIAALVGMGASVLWEERGKWWAGAALGATVAATAVWSYVLLGRTPDYFPWLRWAVLAGGLVAAVGLLLAARLGRALALGVVGLGLAASLAGPTAYTISTLNTGHQGSIVTAGPSAGGMGGGPGGGMGGGGAPGGGRPPGQGTQQGGQAQGNGQGNAQGGGFPGGGTPGQGQKGQGRQGQGQAPGGQQGGMPGGGTGEGGTGGGGGGMGGLLNGASVDSEAKTLLKQNADAYTWTAAAIGSQNAASYQLATGDPVMAIGGFNGSDPSPTLAQFKKYVEDGKIHYFVSGGMGGGGTGGEGTSSQISTWVEENFKEVTVGSATFYDLTQPTS from the coding sequence ATGACCGCCGTCACGCACGCCGACCAGTACCAGGCCCCGCCCGACACCCCAGGGGCGCCCGCGCACGCCGCGGGCAGGCGTGAGCCGCTGGTGCGCCGTATCCGCCGGGGCAGGCCCGAGGACCCGCGCTGGGCGAGGCCCGCCTTCCTCGCCATGCTGCTGGTCATCGCCCTCGCGTACCTGTGGAACCTGAGCGCTTCCGGATACGCCAACTCGTTCTACTCGGCGGCCGTGCAGGCCGGCAGCCAGAGCTGGAAGGCCTTCTTCTTCGGCTCGCTGGACTCCGCGAACGCGATCACCGTCGACAAGCCCCCGGCCACGCTCTGGCCGATGGCCCTGTCGGTGCGCGTCTTCGGTCTGAGCTCCTGGGCGATCCTGGCGCCCCAGGTGCTGATGGGAGTCGCCACGGCGGGCGTCCTGTACGCGGCCGTGCGCCGGCGCTTCAGCGCGGCCGCCGGGCTGATCACGATGGCCGTCTTCGCGCTGACGCCGGTGGCAGCGCTGATGTTCCGCTTCAACAACCCGGACGCGCTGCTCGCGCTCCTGATGACCGTCACCGTCTACTGCGTGCTGCGCGCGTTCGAGGGCGGCCGGACGAAGTGGCTTGTCTGGGCGGGCGTCGCGGTGGGTCTCGCCTTCCTGTCGAAGACCTTGCAGGCCTTCCTGATCCTTCCGCCCCTGGCCGTGCTGTACGCGGTGTTCGCGCCGGTGTCGGTGCGGAAGCGGTTCGGGCAGCTCGGTCTGGCGGCGCTGGCGATGGTGGTGTCCGCCGGCTGGTGGGTCGCGATCGTCGAGCTGTGGCCCGCCTCCTCACGTCCGTACATCGGCGGCTCGCAGAACAACTCCTTCCTCGAACTCACCTTCGGTTACAACGGACTCGGCCGGATCAACGGCGAGGAGACCGGAAGCGTCGGTGGTGGCGGCGGGGGCGGCCAGGGTGGCGGATGGGGTGAGACCGGCATCGGCCGGATGTTCAACTCGGAGATCGGCAGCCAGATCTCGTGGCTGCTGCCCGCCGCGCTGATCCTGCTGGTCGCGGGGATCTGGCTGACCTGGCGCGCGAAGCGGACCGACACGGCCCGTGCGGCGTTCCTCGCCTGGGGCGGGTCGCTGCTGATGACGGCCTTCGTCTTCAGCTTCATGGCCGGCATCTTCCACCAGTACTACACCGTGGCCCTGGCGCCCTACATCGCGGCGCTGGTCGGAATGGGCGCCTCGGTCCTCTGGGAGGAGCGGGGCAAGTGGTGGGCGGGCGCCGCCCTCGGCGCCACCGTCGCGGCGACGGCCGTCTGGTCGTACGTCCTGCTGGGCCGCACGCCGGACTACTTCCCGTGGCTGCGCTGGGCCGTCCTGGCCGGCGGCCTCGTTGCCGCGGTGGGGCTGCTGCTCGCGGCCCGGCTCGGCCGGGCACTCGCGCTGGGCGTGGTGGGCCTCGGCCTCGCGGCCTCGCTGGCCGGGCCGACGGCTTACACGATCAGCACGCTGAACACCGGGCACCAGGGCTCGATCGTCACCGCGGGCCCGTCCGCCGGTGGCATGGGCGGCGGTCCCGGAGGCGGCATGGGCGGAGGCGGAGCCCCCGGCGGCGGCCGGCCCCCCGGCCAGGGAACCCAGCAGGGCGGCCAGGCCCAGGGCAACGGGCAGGGCAACGCCCAGGGCGGCGGCTTCCCCGGCGGCGGGACGCCCGGCCAGGGCCAGAAGGGCCAAGGCCGGCAGGGTCAGGGCCAGGCGCCCGGTGGCCAGCAGGGCGGCATGCCCGGCGGCGGCACGGGTGAGGGCGGTACGGGCGGCGGAGGCGGCGGTATGGGCGGCCTGCTCAACGGCGCCTCCGTCGACTCCGAGGCCAAGACGCTCCTGAAGCAGAACGCCGACGCCTACACCTGGACCGCCGCGGCCATCGGCTCGCAGAACGCGGCGAGTTACCAGCTCGCCACCGGTGACCCGGTGATGGCGATCGGCGGATTCAACGGCAGCGACCCGTCCCCGACGCTCGCCCAGTTCAAGAAGTACGTCGAGGACGGAAAGATCCACTACTTCGTCTCCGGCGGCATGGGAGGCGGAGGCACGGGCGGTGAGGGCACCTCCTCCCAGATCTCGACATGGGTGGAGGAGAACTTCAAGGAGGTCACCGTGGGAAGCGCGACCTTCTACGACCTCACCCAGCCGACGAGCTGA